One part of the Bacteroidia bacterium genome encodes these proteins:
- a CDS encoding serine hydrolase domain-containing protein, which translates to MKKHYCLILCLMILSCEPTDMIQTLTKRQHNSRELSLQIQKILEKAEVAGLSVQIFNNHQRVYEQAFGFADLEKGDRLTNQHGFYGASFSKAVFGYIVADLVVNGVLDLDKPLQSYVGQAFPDIPFEKDWKGYANLKGDLRYEKITARMCMNHSTGFPNWRWISKEGEFDREGKIQLLFDPGSRYSYSGEGIHLLQFVIEKITGKGLEEIAQEKVFNPLNMSMSSYLWQERFEGKFCLGHKSDGSTYPKDKEDEAGAAGSMETTPEDYAKFFEHILQLYKADDTRVELMFTPSIKIHSEKQFGPQSWIDSGRHDNIELGYGIGWGLLQSPHGIGAFKEGHSDGFQHYSIMFPEKGIGIILMSNSDRGESTFKELLELTIGDTYTPWEWEFYIPYDQE; encoded by the coding sequence ATGAAAAAACACTACTGCCTCATCCTATGCCTCATGATTCTTAGTTGTGAACCGACAGATATGATTCAGACCCTTACTAAACGGCAGCATAATTCCCGGGAACTTAGTTTGCAAATTCAAAAGATCCTGGAGAAGGCAGAGGTCGCAGGCCTTTCTGTTCAAATTTTCAATAATCATCAACGTGTCTATGAACAAGCCTTTGGTTTTGCAGATTTGGAAAAAGGGGATCGCCTGACTAATCAACATGGTTTTTATGGAGCTTCCTTCAGTAAGGCTGTTTTTGGATACATAGTGGCTGATTTGGTGGTGAATGGAGTTCTGGATTTGGACAAACCTTTACAATCCTATGTAGGACAGGCCTTTCCGGATATCCCTTTTGAGAAAGACTGGAAAGGATATGCAAACCTAAAAGGCGATTTGCGGTATGAAAAAATCACAGCCCGTATGTGCATGAATCACAGTACAGGTTTTCCCAATTGGAGATGGATTAGCAAGGAAGGAGAGTTTGACCGTGAAGGAAAAATTCAACTCCTTTTTGATCCCGGAAGCAGATATAGTTATTCGGGGGAAGGCATACATCTCCTGCAATTTGTGATCGAAAAGATTACAGGCAAAGGCTTGGAAGAAATTGCCCAGGAAAAGGTATTCAATCCCCTGAATATGAGCATGAGCAGTTATCTCTGGCAGGAGCGTTTTGAAGGGAAATTCTGCTTGGGGCATAAATCAGATGGCAGTACCTATCCCAAAGATAAAGAAGATGAAGCAGGGGCTGCAGGTTCTATGGAAACAACTCCTGAAGACTATGCCAAATTCTTTGAACATATCCTTCAATTGTACAAGGCAGATGATACTCGGGTAGAGCTCATGTTTACTCCAAGTATTAAAATTCACTCTGAGAAACAATTTGGTCCCCAATCCTGGATAGATTCAGGCAGGCATGATAATATTGAGCTGGGCTATGGAATCGGCTGGGGCCTTTTACAGAGCCCACATGGCATAGGAGCCTTTAAAGAAGGGCATAGCGATGGCTTTCAGCATTATAGCATTATGTTTCCGGAGAAGGGCATAGGGATTATACTCATGTCCAATAGCGATCGGGGAGAGAGTACATTTAAGGAATTGTTGGAACTGACGATAGGAGATACTTATACGCCATGGGAATGGGAATTTTACATTCCCTATGATCAGGAATAA